One genomic window of Eptesicus fuscus isolate TK198812 chromosome 6, DD_ASM_mEF_20220401, whole genome shotgun sequence includes the following:
- the PNPLA6 gene encoding patatin-like phospholipase domain-containing protein 6 isoform X9, translating into MEAPLPAGMVLGVMIGAGVAVFVTAVLILLLVRRLRVPKTPAPEGPRYRFRKRDKVLFYGRKIMRKVSQSTSSLVDTSVSTTSRPRMKKKLKMLNIAKKILRIQKETPTLQRKEPPPAVLEADLTEGDLANSHLPSEVLYMLKNVRVLGHFEKPLFLELCRHMIFQRLSQGDYVFRPGQPDASIYVVQDGLLELCLPGPDGKECVVKEVGPGDSVNSLLSILDVITGHQHPHRTVSARAARDSTVLRLPVEAFSAVFTKYPESLVRVVQIIMVRLQRVTFLALHNYLGLTNELFSHEIQPLRLFPSPGLPARTSPVRGSKRVGSTSATEEPREAPGRPPDPTGAPLPGPAGDLAKPTSLEAPSAPLLSRCISMPVDISGLQGGPRSDFDMAYERGRISVSLQEEASVGPQVVPVRTPTQEPREQPAGACEYSYCEDESATGGCPFGPYQGRQTSSIFEAAKRELAKLMRIEDPSLLNSRVLLHHAKAGTIIARQGDQDVSLHFVLWGCLHVYQRMIDKAEDVCLFIAQPGELVGQLAVLTGEPLIFTLRAQRDCTFLRISKCDFYEIMRAQPSVVLSAAHTVAARMSPFVRQMDFAIDWTAVEAGRALYRQGDRSDCTYIVLNGRLRSVIQRGSGKKELVGEYGRGDLVGVVEALTRQPRATTVHAVRDTELAKLPEGTLGHIKRRYPQVVTRLIHLLSQKILGNLQQLQGPFPAGSGLGVPPHSELTNPASNLATVAVLPVCAEVPMVAFTLELQHALQAIGPTLLLNSDIIRARLGASALDSIQEFRLSGWLAQQEDTHRIVLYQTDSSLTPWTVRCLRQADCILIVGLGDQEPTLGQLEQMLENTAVRALKQLVLLHREEGPGPTRTVEWLNMRSWCSGHLHLRCPRRLFSRRSPAKLHELYEKVFSRRVDRHSDFSRLARVLTGNTIALVLGGGGARGCSHIGVLKALEEAGVPVDLVGGTSIGSFIGALYAEERSASRTKQRAREWAKSMTSVLEPMLDLTYPATSMFTGSAFNRSIHRVFQDKQIEDLWLPYFNVTTDITASAMRVHKDGSLWRYVRASMTLSGYLPPLCDPKDGHLLMDGGYINNLPADIARSMGAKTVIAIDVGSQDETDLSTYGDSLSGWWLLWKRLNPWTDKIKVPDMAEIQSRLAYVSCVRQLEVVKSSSYCEYLRPPIDCFKTMDFGKFDQIYDVGYQYGKAVFGGWSRGDVIEKMLTDRRSADLIESRRADVLAFPSSGFTDLAEIVSRIEPPTTYVSDGCADGEESDCLTEYEEDAGPDCSRDEGGSPEGASPSTASEMEEDKSILRHRRCLPQDAASSPADT; encoded by the exons ATGGAGGCCCCTCTGCCAGCAGGAATG GTGCTGGGCGTGATGATCGGGGCCGGAGTCGCCGTGTTCGTCACCGCCGTGCTCATCCTCCTGCTAGTGCGGAGGCTTCGAGTGCCGA AAACCCCAGCCCCGGAGGGCCCGCGGTATCGATTCCGGAAGAGGGACAAAGTGCTTTTCTATGGCCGGAAGATTATGCGGAAG GTGTCACAGTCCACTTCCTCCCTGGTGGACACCTCCGTCTCCACCACCTCCAGGCCTCGCATGAAGAAGAAACTCAAGATGCTGAACATTGCCAAGAA GATCCTCCGCATCCAGAAAGAGACTCCCACACTGCAGCGGAAGGAGCCCCCGCCTGCCGTGCTGGAGGCTGACCTGACCGAGGGCGACCTGGCCaactcccacctgccctccgAGGTGCTCTACATGCTGAAGAACGTGCG GGTGCTGGGCCACTTCGAGAAGCCGCTCTTTCTGGAGCTCTGCCGGCACATGATCTTCCAGCGGCTCAGCCAGGGGGACTACGTCTTccggccaggccagccagacGCCAGCATCTATGTGGTGCAGGACGGGCTGCTGGAGCTCTGCCTGCCAGGGCCG GACGGGAAGGAGTGTGTGGTGAAGGAAGTAGGCCCCGGGGACAGTGTCAACAGCCTCCTGAGCATCCTGGATGTCATCACT GGTCACCAGCACCCCCATCGTACAGTGTCTGCCCGCGCAGCCCGAGACTCCACTGTGCTGCGGCTGCCGGTGGAGGCCTTCTCTGCAGTTTTCACCAAGTACCCGGAGAGCCTGGTGCGGGTGGTGCAG ATCATCATGGTGAGGCTGCAGCGAGTCACCTTCCTGGCCCTCCACAACTACCTGGGTCTGACCAATGAGCTCTTCAGCCAC GAGATCCAACCCCTGCGCCTCTtccccagccccggcctcccAGCTCGCACCAGCCCCGTTCGAGGCTCCAAGCGTGTTGGCAGCACCTCGGCAACTGAGGAGCCTCGGGAGGCCCCTGGCCGGCCACCTGACCCCACCGGGGCCCCTCTGCCTGGACCTGCAG GGGACCTGGCGAAGCCCACATCCCTGGAAGCCCCCTCGGCCCCCCTGCTGAGCCGCTGCATCTCCATGCCAGTGGACATCTCAG GCTTGCAGGGAGGTCCCCGCTCGGACTTCGACATGGCGTATGAACGTGGCCGGATTTCCGTGTCTCTGCAAGAAGAGGCTTCAGTGGGGCCCCAGGTAGTCCCTGTTCGG ACTCCCACTCAGGAGCCCCGGGAGCAGCCGGCAGGTGCCTGCGAGTACAGCTACTGTGAGGATGAGTCAGCCACCGGCGGCTGCCCCTTCGGGCCCTACCAGGGCCGCCAGACCAGTAGCATCTTTGAGGCGGCAAAGCGGGAGCTGGCCAAGTTGATGCGGATTGAG gACCCCTCCCTCCTGAACAGCCGAGTCTTGCTACATCATGCTAAAGCCGGCACCATCATTGCCCGCCAGGGGGACCAG GATGTGAGCCTGCACTTTGTGCTCTGGGGCTGCCTGCACGTCTACCAGCGCATGATCGACAAGGCTGAGGACGTGTGCCTGTTCATCGCACAGCCAGGCGAGCTGGTTGGGCAGCTGGCTGTGCTCACGGGGGAGCCCCTCATCTTCACGCTGCGAGCCCAGCGCGACTGCACTTTCCTGCGGATCTCCAAGTGCGACTTCTATGA GATCATGCGCGCACAGCCCAGTGTGGTGCTGAGTGCCGCGCACACGGTGGCTGCGAGGATGTCACCCTTTGTGCGCCAGATGGACTTTGCCATCGACTGGACAGCCGTGGAGGCTGGACGAGCGCTGTACAG acagGGCGACCGCTCGGACTGCACCTACATCGTGCTCAATGGGCGGCTGCGCAGCGTCATCCAGCGTGGCAGTGGCAAGAAGGAGCTGGTGGGCGAGTACGGCCGCGGGGATCTTGTCGGAGTG GTGGAAGCGCTGACGCGGCAGCCGCGCGCCACCACGGTGCACGCGGTGCGCGACACAGAGCTGGCCAAGCTCCCCGAGGGCACCCTGGGCCACATCAAACGGCGGTACCCGCAG GTCGTGACCCGCCTCATTCACCTGCTGAGCCAGAAAATTCTGGGGAATTTGCAGCAGCTGCAAGGACCGTTCCCAG CAGGCTCGGGACTGGGTGTGCCCCCTCACTCGGAACTCACCAACCCAGCCAGCAACCTGGCCACGGTGGCAGTCCTGCCTGTGTGTGCGGAGGTGCCCATGGTGGCCTTCACCCTGGAGCTGCAGCATGCTCTGCAAGCCATCG GCCCCACACTCCTCCTCAACAGTGACATCATCCGGGCACGCCTGGGCGCCTCCGCACtggacag catcCAGGAGTTTCGGCTGTCCGGATGGCTGGCCCAGCAGGAGGACACCCACCGCATTGTGCTCTACCAGACAGACTCCTCGCTGACGCCCTGGACCGTGCGCTGCCTGCGCCAGGCTGACTGCATCCTCATCGTGGGCCTGGGCGACCAGGAGCCCACGCTTGGCCAG CTGGAGCAGATGCTGGAGAACACGGCGGTGCGCGCCCTCAAGCAGCTGGTCCTGCTGCACCGGGAGGAGGGCCCGGGCCCCACGCGCACCGTGGAGTGGCTCAACATGCGCAGCTGGTGCTCCGGACACCTGCACCTGCGCTGTCCCCGCCGCCTCTTCTCGCGTCGCAGTCCTGCCAAGCTG CATGAGCTGTATGAGAAGGTGTTCTCCAGGCGCGTGGACCGGCACAGCGATTTCTCCCGCCTGGCGCGGGTGCTCACCGGCAACACCATCGccctggtgctgggtgggggcggagccag GGGCTGCTCACACATTGGGGTGCTGAAGGCATTGGAAGAGGCGGGGGTCCCTGTCGACCTAGTGGGCGGCACTTCCATCGGCTCCTTCATTGGGGCCCTGTATGCCGAAGAGCGAAGCGCCAGCCGAACTAAGCAGCGGGCCCGCGAGTGGGCCAAG AGCATGACTTCCGTGCTGGAGCCCATGCTGGACCTCACATACCCCGCCACGTCCATGTTCACGGGGTCAGCCTTCAACCGCAGCATCCACCGCGTCTTCCAGGACAAGCAGATTGAG GACCTGTGGCTGCCATACTTCAACGTGACCACGGACATCACCGCCTCGGCCATGCGTGTGCACAAAGACG GCTCCCTATGGCGATACGTGCGCGCCAGCATGACGCTCTCGGGCTACCTGCCCCCGCTCTGCGACCCCAAGGACGGGCACCTCCTCATGGACGGCGGCTACATCAACAACCTGCCAG CGGACATCGCCCGCAGCATGGGTGCCAAGACAGTCATTGCCATTGACGTCGGGAGCCAGGACGAGACCGACCTCAGCACCTACGGGGACAGCCTGTCTGGCTGGTGGCTGCTGTGGAAGCGGCTAAACCCTTGGACGGATAAGATCAAGGTTCCAGACATGGCTGAGATCCAGTCCCGCCTGGCCTACGTGTCCTGCGTACGCCAGCTGGAGGTTGTCAAGTCCAGCTCCTACTGCGAGTACCTGCGCCCCCCCATCGACTGCTTCAAGACCATGGACTTCGGGAAGTTCGACCAGATCTAC GATGTGGGCTACCAGTACGGGAAGGCTGTGTTTGGGGGCTGGAGCCGGGGCGACGTCATTGAGAAGATGCTCACAGACCGGCGGTCTGCTGACCTTATCGAGAGCCGCCGTGCAGAC GTGCTGGCCTTCCCCAGTTCTGGCTTCACTGACTTGGCGGAGATCGTGTCCCGGATCGAGCCCCCCACCACCTATGTTTCTGATGGCTGTGCTGATG GGGAAGAGTCAGACTGCCTGACGGAGTATGAGGAGGACGCAGGACCTGACTGCTCACGGGACGAGGGGGGCTCTCCCGAGGGCGCCAGCCCCAGCACCGCCTCTGAGATG GAGGAGGACAAGTCGATTCTCAGGCACCGGCGCTGCCTGCCACAGGACGCTGCCAGCTCACCTGCAGACACCTGA
- the PNPLA6 gene encoding patatin-like phospholipase domain-containing protein 6 isoform X8 produces MEAPLPAGMVLGVMIGAGVAVFVTAVLILLLVRRLRVPKTPAPEGPRYRFRKRDKVLFYGRKIMRKVSQSTSSLVDTSVSTTSRPRMKKKLKMLNIAKKILRIQKETPTLQRKEPPPAVLEADLTEGDLANSHLPSEVLYMLKNVRVLGHFEKPLFLELCRHMIFQRLSQGDYVFRPGQPDASIYVVQDGLLELCLPGPDGKECVVKEVGPGDSVNSLLSILDVITGHQHPHRTVSARAARDSTVLRLPVEAFSAVFTKYPESLVRVVQIIMVRLQRVTFLALHNYLGLTNELFSHEIQPLRLFPSPGLPARTSPVRGSKRVGSTSATEEPREAPGRPPDPTGAPLPGPAGDLAKPTSLEAPSAPLLSRCISMPVDISGLQGGPRSDFDMAYERGRISVSLQEEASVGPQVVPVRTPTQEPREQPAGACEYSYCEDESATGGCPFGPYQGRQTSSIFEAAKRELAKLMRIEDPSLLNSRVLLHHAKAGTIIARQGDQDVSLHFVLWGCLHVYQRMIDKAEDVCLFIAQPGELVGQLAVLTGEPLIFTLRAQRDCTFLRISKCDFYEIMRAQPSVVLSAAHTVAARMSPFVRQMDFAIDWTAVEAGRALYRQGDRSDCTYIVLNGRLRSVIQRGSGKKELVGEYGRGDLVGVVEALTRQPRATTVHAVRDTELAKLPEGTLGHIKRRYPQVVTRLIHLLSQKILGNLQQLQGPFPGSGLGVPPHSELTNPASNLATVAVLPVCAEVPMVAFTLELQHALQAIGPTLLLNSDIIRARLGASALDSIQEFRLSGWLAQQEDTHRIVLYQTDSSLTPWTVRCLRQADCILIVGLGDQEPTLGQLEQMLENTAVRALKQLVLLHREEGPGPTRTVEWLNMRSWCSGHLHLRCPRRLFSRRSPAKLHELYEKVFSRRVDRHSDFSRLARVLTGNTIALVLGGGGARGCSHIGVLKALEEAGVPVDLVGGTSIGSFIGALYAEERSASRTKQRAREWAKSMTSVLEPMLDLTYPATSMFTGSAFNRSIHRVFQDKQIEDLWLPYFNVTTDITASAMRVHKDGSLWRYVRASMTLSGYLPPLCDPKDGHLLMDGGYINNLPADIARSMGAKTVIAIDVGSQDETDLSTYGDSLSGWWLLWKRLNPWTDKIKVPDMAEIQSRLAYVSCVRQLEVVKSSSYCEYLRPPIDCFKTMDFGKFDQIYDVGYQYGKAVFGGWSRGDVIEKMLTDRRSADLIESRRADVLAFPSSGFTDLAEIVSRIEPPTTYVSDGCADGEESDCLTEYEEDAGPDCSRDEGGSPEGASPSTASEMEEDKSILRHRRCLPQDAASSPADT; encoded by the exons ATGGAGGCCCCTCTGCCAGCAGGAATG GTGCTGGGCGTGATGATCGGGGCCGGAGTCGCCGTGTTCGTCACCGCCGTGCTCATCCTCCTGCTAGTGCGGAGGCTTCGAGTGCCGA AAACCCCAGCCCCGGAGGGCCCGCGGTATCGATTCCGGAAGAGGGACAAAGTGCTTTTCTATGGCCGGAAGATTATGCGGAAG GTGTCACAGTCCACTTCCTCCCTGGTGGACACCTCCGTCTCCACCACCTCCAGGCCTCGCATGAAGAAGAAACTCAAGATGCTGAACATTGCCAAGAA GATCCTCCGCATCCAGAAAGAGACTCCCACACTGCAGCGGAAGGAGCCCCCGCCTGCCGTGCTGGAGGCTGACCTGACCGAGGGCGACCTGGCCaactcccacctgccctccgAGGTGCTCTACATGCTGAAGAACGTGCG GGTGCTGGGCCACTTCGAGAAGCCGCTCTTTCTGGAGCTCTGCCGGCACATGATCTTCCAGCGGCTCAGCCAGGGGGACTACGTCTTccggccaggccagccagacGCCAGCATCTATGTGGTGCAGGACGGGCTGCTGGAGCTCTGCCTGCCAGGGCCG GACGGGAAGGAGTGTGTGGTGAAGGAAGTAGGCCCCGGGGACAGTGTCAACAGCCTCCTGAGCATCCTGGATGTCATCACT GGTCACCAGCACCCCCATCGTACAGTGTCTGCCCGCGCAGCCCGAGACTCCACTGTGCTGCGGCTGCCGGTGGAGGCCTTCTCTGCAGTTTTCACCAAGTACCCGGAGAGCCTGGTGCGGGTGGTGCAG ATCATCATGGTGAGGCTGCAGCGAGTCACCTTCCTGGCCCTCCACAACTACCTGGGTCTGACCAATGAGCTCTTCAGCCAC GAGATCCAACCCCTGCGCCTCTtccccagccccggcctcccAGCTCGCACCAGCCCCGTTCGAGGCTCCAAGCGTGTTGGCAGCACCTCGGCAACTGAGGAGCCTCGGGAGGCCCCTGGCCGGCCACCTGACCCCACCGGGGCCCCTCTGCCTGGACCTGCAG GGGACCTGGCGAAGCCCACATCCCTGGAAGCCCCCTCGGCCCCCCTGCTGAGCCGCTGCATCTCCATGCCAGTGGACATCTCAG GCTTGCAGGGAGGTCCCCGCTCGGACTTCGACATGGCGTATGAACGTGGCCGGATTTCCGTGTCTCTGCAAGAAGAGGCTTCAGTGGGGCCCCAGGTAGTCCCTGTTCGG ACTCCCACTCAGGAGCCCCGGGAGCAGCCGGCAGGTGCCTGCGAGTACAGCTACTGTGAGGATGAGTCAGCCACCGGCGGCTGCCCCTTCGGGCCCTACCAGGGCCGCCAGACCAGTAGCATCTTTGAGGCGGCAAAGCGGGAGCTGGCCAAGTTGATGCGGATTGAG gACCCCTCCCTCCTGAACAGCCGAGTCTTGCTACATCATGCTAAAGCCGGCACCATCATTGCCCGCCAGGGGGACCAG GATGTGAGCCTGCACTTTGTGCTCTGGGGCTGCCTGCACGTCTACCAGCGCATGATCGACAAGGCTGAGGACGTGTGCCTGTTCATCGCACAGCCAGGCGAGCTGGTTGGGCAGCTGGCTGTGCTCACGGGGGAGCCCCTCATCTTCACGCTGCGAGCCCAGCGCGACTGCACTTTCCTGCGGATCTCCAAGTGCGACTTCTATGA GATCATGCGCGCACAGCCCAGTGTGGTGCTGAGTGCCGCGCACACGGTGGCTGCGAGGATGTCACCCTTTGTGCGCCAGATGGACTTTGCCATCGACTGGACAGCCGTGGAGGCTGGACGAGCGCTGTACAG acagGGCGACCGCTCGGACTGCACCTACATCGTGCTCAATGGGCGGCTGCGCAGCGTCATCCAGCGTGGCAGTGGCAAGAAGGAGCTGGTGGGCGAGTACGGCCGCGGGGATCTTGTCGGAGTG GTGGAAGCGCTGACGCGGCAGCCGCGCGCCACCACGGTGCACGCGGTGCGCGACACAGAGCTGGCCAAGCTCCCCGAGGGCACCCTGGGCCACATCAAACGGCGGTACCCGCAG GTCGTGACCCGCCTCATTCACCTGCTGAGCCAGAAAATTCTGGGGAATTTGCAGCAGCTGCAAGGACCGTTCCCAG GCTCGGGACTGGGTGTGCCCCCTCACTCGGAACTCACCAACCCAGCCAGCAACCTGGCCACGGTGGCAGTCCTGCCTGTGTGTGCGGAGGTGCCCATGGTGGCCTTCACCCTGGAGCTGCAGCATGCTCTGCAAGCCATCG GCCCCACACTCCTCCTCAACAGTGACATCATCCGGGCACGCCTGGGCGCCTCCGCACtggacag catcCAGGAGTTTCGGCTGTCCGGATGGCTGGCCCAGCAGGAGGACACCCACCGCATTGTGCTCTACCAGACAGACTCCTCGCTGACGCCCTGGACCGTGCGCTGCCTGCGCCAGGCTGACTGCATCCTCATCGTGGGCCTGGGCGACCAGGAGCCCACGCTTGGCCAG CTGGAGCAGATGCTGGAGAACACGGCGGTGCGCGCCCTCAAGCAGCTGGTCCTGCTGCACCGGGAGGAGGGCCCGGGCCCCACGCGCACCGTGGAGTGGCTCAACATGCGCAGCTGGTGCTCCGGACACCTGCACCTGCGCTGTCCCCGCCGCCTCTTCTCGCGTCGCAGTCCTGCCAAGCTG CATGAGCTGTATGAGAAGGTGTTCTCCAGGCGCGTGGACCGGCACAGCGATTTCTCCCGCCTGGCGCGGGTGCTCACCGGCAACACCATCGccctggtgctgggtgggggcggagccag GGGCTGCTCACACATTGGGGTGCTGAAGGCATTGGAAGAGGCGGGGGTCCCTGTCGACCTAGTGGGCGGCACTTCCATCGGCTCCTTCATTGGGGCCCTGTATGCCGAAGAGCGAAGCGCCAGCCGAACTAAGCAGCGGGCCCGCGAGTGGGCCAAG AGCATGACTTCCGTGCTGGAGCCCATGCTGGACCTCACATACCCCGCCACGTCCATGTTCACGGGGTCAGCCTTCAACCGCAGCATCCACCGCGTCTTCCAGGACAAGCAGATTGAG GACCTGTGGCTGCCATACTTCAACGTGACCACGGACATCACCGCCTCGGCCATGCGTGTGCACAAAGACG GCTCCCTATGGCGATACGTGCGCGCCAGCATGACGCTCTCGGGCTACCTGCCCCCGCTCTGCGACCCCAAGGACGGGCACCTCCTCATGGACGGCGGCTACATCAACAACCTGCCAG CGGACATCGCCCGCAGCATGGGTGCCAAGACAGTCATTGCCATTGACGTCGGGAGCCAGGACGAGACCGACCTCAGCACCTACGGGGACAGCCTGTCTGGCTGGTGGCTGCTGTGGAAGCGGCTAAACCCTTGGACGGATAAGATCAAGGTTCCAGACATGGCTGAGATCCAGTCCCGCCTGGCCTACGTGTCCTGCGTACGCCAGCTGGAGGTTGTCAAGTCCAGCTCCTACTGCGAGTACCTGCGCCCCCCCATCGACTGCTTCAAGACCATGGACTTCGGGAAGTTCGACCAGATCTAC GATGTGGGCTACCAGTACGGGAAGGCTGTGTTTGGGGGCTGGAGCCGGGGCGACGTCATTGAGAAGATGCTCACAGACCGGCGGTCTGCTGACCTTATCGAGAGCCGCCGTGCAGAC GTGCTGGCCTTCCCCAGTTCTGGCTTCACTGACTTGGCGGAGATCGTGTCCCGGATCGAGCCCCCCACCACCTATGTTTCTGATGGCTGTGCTGATG GGGAAGAGTCAGACTGCCTGACGGAGTATGAGGAGGACGCAGGACCTGACTGCTCACGGGACGAGGGGGGCTCTCCCGAGGGCGCCAGCCCCAGCACCGCCTCTGAGATG GAGGAGGACAAGTCGATTCTCAGGCACCGGCGCTGCCTGCCACAGGACGCTGCCAGCTCACCTGCAGACACCTGA